In Pleurocapsa sp. PCC 7319, the following are encoded in one genomic region:
- a CDS encoding S-layer homology domain-containing protein — protein MTNSSPQDPQNSDPQRRKRPVGGVTFDEMIAMIVAFSTIGAILFWSLGVKKDRLAGDFGLGKWDNLLSAGQTKDTGIESTNIEPGKSFSSATDLDSSESTSRLSESESLGIVTPPIQEFNVTSGVKQKTEQLDFEDNLAPVTGVATLPALTTLPNGNQDTDADPTVKEQAGATNDIDSQTTAPGNAGTNDDIDSQATAPDNTGTNDQTESTEMPDDIAPSYWAYPFVKQMSDQALVPEFSDDHNFEPDKLITRASMATLISQAFDQQPETKEIKKFKDVTNKNAIAADIDKAVRIGFMHGYSQDEFRPLENIPRYQVLVTLATGLGLEPSQDTEQILQKFRDGADMPDWAKQQVAAAIEAGLMVNHPDYAKDSLMPNEPATRAEVAAMIHQALVENGRLEPLESEYILNP, from the coding sequence ATGACTAATTCATCTCCTCAAGATCCGCAAAATTCTGACCCACAGCGCAGAAAGAGACCCGTGGGCGGAGTGACTTTCGATGAAATGATCGCCATGATTGTTGCTTTTTCCACTATTGGGGCAATATTGTTTTGGTCTTTAGGCGTTAAAAAAGATCGGCTTGCTGGTGACTTTGGTTTAGGCAAGTGGGATAATTTACTTTCCGCTGGTCAAACTAAGGATACCGGAATAGAGTCAACAAATATTGAACCAGGTAAAAGCTTTTCCAGTGCAACAGATTTGGACTCTTCCGAATCAACATCTAGGTTATCAGAATCAGAATCACTAGGAATTGTAACGCCTCCAATCCAAGAGTTTAATGTTACCTCTGGAGTTAAACAAAAAACTGAGCAACTTGATTTTGAAGATAACCTAGCTCCTGTAACTGGGGTTGCTACTCTGCCAGCACTCACAACTCTTCCTAATGGGAATCAAGACACTGATGCTGATCCTACAGTGAAAGAACAGGCTGGAGCAACTAACGACATAGATTCTCAGACAACTGCTCCTGGTAACGCAGGAACCAATGACGACATAGATTCCCAGGCAACTGCACCCGATAACACAGGAACGAATGACCAAACTGAGTCAACCGAAATGCCTGATGATATTGCTCCTAGTTATTGGGCTTATCCTTTTGTCAAGCAGATGAGCGATCAGGCGCTAGTTCCCGAATTTTCCGACGATCATAATTTTGAACCTGATAAGCTGATTACTAGAGCTAGTATGGCAACGCTAATTAGCCAAGCTTTTGACCAGCAACCTGAAACTAAAGAAATTAAGAAATTCAAAGATGTAACCAATAAAAACGCGATCGCAGCTGATATAGACAAAGCAGTCCGTATTGGTTTCATGCATGGTTATTCTCAGGACGAGTTTCGTCCTTTAGAAAATATTCCTCGTTATCAAGTACTAGTAACTTTGGCAACAGGATTAGGCTTAGAACCGTCCCAAGATACGGAGCAGATTCTCCAAAAATTTAGGGATGGTGCAGATATGCCTGATTGGGCAAAACAACAAGTAGCAGCAGCCATAGAAGCGGGTCTAATGGTTAATCATCCTGATTATGCTAAAGATTCTCTGATGCCGAATGAACCAGCAACTCGTGCCGAGGTAGCAGCGATGATTCATCAAGCTCTAGTAGAAAATGGTAGACTTGAGCCTTTAGAGTCTGAATATATTCTTAATCCCTAA
- a CDS encoding Uma2 family endonuclease: MEAIAIPQGFRVTPEQFEQLAFAEQLARLELTDTGELIVISPTGGTAGRKNRRLTQQLGNWADRDSTGEVFDSSTVFILPSGARRGPDASWIKLEKWNQLTQAQQDGFPPLAPDFVIELVSPSDLKNQRYEDLQLKMQEYLDNGVKLGWLIEPSAKIVEIYRYGQPVEILNNPQTLSGEDVLPGFTLDLIEIFTA; the protein is encoded by the coding sequence ATGGAAGCGATCGCCATTCCTCAGGGATTTCGCGTAACTCCAGAACAATTTGAGCAATTAGCTTTTGCCGAACAACTAGCGCGATTGGAGTTGACTGATACTGGAGAGTTAATTGTTATCAGTCCTACGGGAGGAACAGCAGGAAGAAAAAATCGACGCTTAACACAACAATTGGGAAATTGGGCTGATCGAGATAGTACTGGAGAAGTATTTGATTCTTCAACGGTTTTTATTTTACCTAGTGGAGCAAGGAGAGGTCCTGATGCTAGTTGGATTAAACTAGAAAAATGGAATCAACTGACTCAAGCACAACAAGATGGATTCCCACCACTAGCTCCTGATTTTGTAATTGAATTAGTAAGCCCTAGTGACCTAAAAAACCAGCGATACGAAGATTTACAGTTAAAGATGCAAGAGTATTTAGACAATGGAGTCAAACTAGGTTGGCTGATTGAGCCATCGGCTAAAATAGTTGAGATATATCGGTATGGGCAACCAGTAGAGATATTAAACAATCCTCAAACTCTCTCGGGAGAAGATGTGTTACCAGGATTCACTTTAGATTTAATTGAAATTTTTACTGCTTAA
- a CDS encoding FAD-binding oxidoreductase, with product MSKIAIIGCGVVGAAIAYELSLIPDLQITVIEKNTPASGSTGAALGVLMGAISHKKKGRAWRLRATSLKRYETLIPELEAITGLDIPVNRQGIFKLLFAGDNLDKWQKLQEFRKHEGWDLIIGDRDYVSQQCPHLVHEKIIGAVYSPQDRQIDPVKLTNALVAAATVNGVKFHFGSTVENFLTQPAKENEQLSCRQLVTSTDKIEVEQVIISAGLGSTPLTRSLHQTIPIRPVLGQAIKFKLDSPLGHPNFQPVVTGNDIHIVPLGNQEYWLGATVEFPTESGASFANPKSLEQLKQEAIVFCPQLKTATISKTWSGKRPRPEGIPAPIIGKLSGYNNILLATAHYRNGVLLAPATALEIVQMIKNETCFKS from the coding sequence ATGAGTAAAATTGCCATAATTGGCTGCGGTGTCGTGGGAGCCGCGATCGCCTATGAACTAAGCCTGATTCCAGACTTGCAGATCACGGTAATCGAAAAAAATACTCCTGCTTCTGGTTCCACAGGCGCAGCTTTAGGCGTGCTGATGGGGGCAATTAGCCACAAGAAAAAAGGTAGAGCTTGGCGACTTCGTGCTACTAGTTTAAAACGTTATGAAACTTTAATCCCCGAACTTGAAGCAATCACTGGACTGGATATTCCTGTTAATCGCCAAGGTATCTTTAAGCTGTTATTTGCAGGAGATAATCTAGACAAATGGCAAAAATTACAAGAATTTAGAAAACATGAGGGGTGGGACTTAATAATTGGCGATCGCGATTATGTGAGTCAGCAGTGTCCTCATCTTGTTCATGAGAAGATTATAGGCGCAGTTTATTCTCCTCAAGATCGACAAATTGATCCTGTTAAATTGACAAATGCCTTGGTAGCCGCTGCAACAGTGAATGGAGTCAAGTTTCATTTTGGGTCAACAGTAGAAAATTTTCTCACTCAACCAGCAAAAGAAAACGAACAATTAAGCTGTCGTCAACTAGTAACCTCTACCGACAAAATAGAAGTAGAGCAAGTAATTATCTCAGCGGGATTAGGTTCAACTCCCCTGACTAGATCTTTGCACCAAACAATTCCCATTCGACCTGTACTAGGACAAGCGATTAAATTTAAGCTAGATAGTCCTTTAGGTCATCCCAATTTTCAACCTGTAGTGACAGGCAATGATATCCACATCGTACCATTGGGTAATCAAGAATATTGGCTGGGGGCAACGGTCGAATTTCCAACGGAATCAGGTGCAAGTTTTGCCAATCCTAAATCTCTAGAACAACTAAAGCAGGAAGCGATCGTCTTTTGTCCTCAATTAAAAACAGCAACTATTTCCAAAACTTGGTCGGGTAAACGCCCTCGTCCAGAAGGTATCCCTGCCCCTATTATTGGCAAATTATCAGGCTACAACAATATTTTGCTAGCTACAGCTCACTATCGCAATGGAGTCTTGCTTGCACCTGCCACAGCGTTAGAAATTGTTCAGATGATTAAAAATGAAACTTGTTTTAAAAGCTAA
- a CDS encoding alpha/beta fold hydrolase, whose amino-acid sequence MSIKRDKIQAGKFQWFYRQTELESERTPLLFLHGLPSHSYTWQKMMSLLADEEIPSIAPDWLGCGFSDKPNQRNFAYTPEAFLTALTELINALKLDKFYLVVQGFLGSVGLQYAFQNPEQIEGLIILNTPITTSAKLPWAMKQMTFPLVGDMMTQDPLLVDRTIEKGSGFVVADEDLDVLRKPFLQSSDVGRSLMAILKKLQLENTTKEIETGLSQWAKPALIIWGTADNWLNVTDIQKLAATNSEITLVELPEAKHYPQEHWSSDIATEILQFFRRKIF is encoded by the coding sequence ATGTCAATAAAAAGAGATAAAATCCAAGCAGGTAAATTTCAGTGGTTTTATCGTCAAACAGAGTTAGAAAGCGAACGTACACCTCTACTTTTTTTACATGGTTTACCTTCTCATAGCTATACGTGGCAGAAAATGATGTCTCTTTTAGCCGATGAAGAGATTCCCAGTATTGCCCCAGACTGGCTGGGATGTGGATTTTCTGATAAACCCAATCAAAGAAATTTTGCCTATACACCAGAAGCTTTTTTAACAGCCTTAACTGAATTAATTAACGCTCTAAAGTTAGACAAATTTTATTTAGTTGTTCAAGGATTTTTGGGTTCGGTTGGTTTGCAGTATGCTTTCCAGAATCCCGAACAGATAGAAGGATTGATTATCCTAAATACCCCTATTACTACCAGTGCCAAACTGCCTTGGGCTATGAAACAAATGACATTTCCCCTAGTAGGGGACATGATGACTCAAGATCCTTTGTTGGTTGATCGCACGATCGAAAAAGGCAGTGGCTTTGTAGTGGCCGATGAAGATCTTGATGTATTGCGGAAACCATTTTTGCAAAGTTCAGACGTTGGTAGATCCTTAATGGCTATCCTCAAAAAATTACAGTTAGAAAACACTACCAAGGAAATTGAAACTGGACTAAGTCAGTGGGCAAAACCCGCTCTAATTATTTGGGGAACAGCAGATAACTGGTTAAATGTTACTGATATCCAAAAACTGGCAGCTACTAACTCAGAGATTACTTTAGTCGAGTTGCCTGAGGCTAAACATTATCCTCAAGAACACTGGTCATCGGATATCGCTACCGAAATTTTGCAGTTTTTCCGCCGTAAAATTTTTTAA
- a CDS encoding undecaprenyldiphospho-muramoylpentapeptide beta-N-acetylglucosaminyltransferase, whose translation MTKKILLTGGGSAGHITVNIALIPLLIESGWKIIYIGSFDGIERKLISDFSEVTYYSISTGKLRRYFARQNFTDFFRVLKGIIEAYKIIRYEQPKVVFSKGGFVSVPVVLGSRLNNVPVISHESDLTPGLANRINMYFAQKICTTFPDTLQHLPKDKAEFIGAIVRPELKQGNSEKGRLFCNFESTKPVILVAGGSLGSVYINQTIRSLLDSLLRDFQIIHICGKGNVEQDLKQEGYQQFEYVSNELADLMCLADLVISRAGSNFIFEFLSLKKPMILIPLSKKSSRGDQIENAQVFRKQGFAEMILEEDLTKDSLLDKIHTVFNNREEYISRMETWNSDRSLSKLFELITNQQN comes from the coding sequence GTGACGAAAAAGATTTTGCTAACAGGTGGTGGTTCTGCTGGTCATATCACTGTCAATATAGCTTTAATTCCCTTGTTGATTGAGTCAGGGTGGAAAATAATATACATTGGTTCTTTTGATGGAATTGAACGAAAATTAATCTCAGATTTTTCTGAAGTAACTTATTACAGCATTTCTACAGGCAAATTACGACGATACTTTGCTCGACAAAACTTTACTGATTTTTTCCGCGTGCTAAAAGGAATAATTGAAGCTTATAAAATTATTCGTTATGAACAGCCTAAAGTTGTTTTTTCTAAAGGAGGTTTTGTTTCTGTTCCTGTTGTGCTTGGTAGTCGATTGAACAATGTACCAGTTATTTCCCATGAATCTGACTTGACACCAGGGCTAGCAAACCGTATCAATATGTATTTTGCTCAAAAAATTTGCACTACATTTCCAGATACCCTTCAGCACCTACCCAAAGATAAGGCAGAATTTATCGGGGCAATAGTACGTCCAGAGCTAAAACAGGGTAATTCTGAAAAAGGACGTCTTTTTTGCAATTTTGAGTCGACCAAACCAGTGATTTTAGTTGCAGGTGGTAGTCTTGGCTCTGTATACATCAATCAAACAATACGCTCTCTTCTGGATTCATTATTAAGAGATTTCCAAATTATCCATATTTGTGGAAAAGGTAATGTGGAGCAAGATCTAAAACAAGAAGGCTATCAGCAATTTGAATATGTATCTAATGAACTGGCGGATTTAATGTGCCTTGCGGATCTAGTGATCTCTCGTGCAGGTTCTAATTTTATCTTTGAATTCTTATCTCTCAAAAAACCGATGATTCTGATTCCCCTATCAAAAAAGTCCAGTCGTGGCGACCAAATTGAGAACGCTCAAGTTTTTAGAAAACAGGGGTTTGCTGAAATGATTTTGGAGGAAGATTTAACTAAAGATAGCTTGCTTGATAAAATTCACACGGTATTTAATAACCGCGAAGAGTATATCAGTAGAATGGAAACTTGGAATAGCGATCGCTCACTATCTAAATTATTCGAGCTGATTACTAATCAACAAAATTAA
- the psbQ gene encoding photosystem II protein PsbQ: MKIFRPILSLILVLATTLLVSCGGPSASAPPTYTPEKLQKISTYRIPLDVARQRIPELGQYITNEDWVNADNFLHGPLGLIRRDLTYLSNALLPDEQKPALDVAKDIFKHIENIDAAVDEKNYRVAINQYKEVVSDLDSYSSLIPETKKPVDQAAKAMEEAEVIFEGVKAEIEDTIEQISPEFDDNA, encoded by the coding sequence ATGAAAATTTTCCGTCCTATTCTTTCTTTAATATTAGTTTTAGCTACAACTCTTTTGGTTAGCTGCGGTGGTCCTAGTGCATCTGCACCACCTACTTATACTCCCGAAAAGCTACAGAAAATTAGCACTTATCGTATTCCTCTTGATGTAGCTCGTCAAAGAATTCCTGAATTAGGTCAATATATTACCAATGAAGATTGGGTCAATGCAGATAATTTTCTGCATGGTCCTTTAGGTTTAATCAGAAGAGACTTAACTTATCTGTCTAATGCTTTGCTCCCTGACGAACAAAAACCAGCACTAGATGTGGCTAAAGATATTTTTAAGCATATTGAAAATATTGATGCTGCTGTTGATGAGAAAAACTATAGGGTGGCAATTAACCAATATAAAGAAGTGGTGTCTGATTTAGATTCCTATTCCAGCTTGATTCCCGAAACTAAAAAACCAGTTGACCAAGCAGCAAAAGCTATGGAAGAAGCGGAAGTTATATTTGAAGGAGTCAAGGCGGAAATAGAAGATACTATTGAGCAAATTAGTCCTGAATTTGATGATAATGCTTAA
- the ylqF gene encoding ribosome biogenesis GTPase YlqF, producing MGFFIFALSRLFMSAPPIQWYPGHIAKAERQLKEQLKRVDVVLEILDARIPLASHHPQIDNWIGDKPRIIVLNRMDMIPESTRQDWSKWFKLQDEQPYFTNAKQGKGIKAIKSAAQKTGVAMNQRRRDRGMRSRPVRAVVIGFPNVGKSALINRLVGKKVVVSERRAGVTRQLRWVRISDEIELLDAPGVIPWRLENQRDAVKLAICEDIGQSAYDNQIVAAAAVDLLLELGFSKALESRFQLDPTGMTGEAFIQLVSDRFYKGDKERVARQILYDFRTGNMGAIPLELPPV from the coding sequence ATGGGTTTTTTTATCTTTGCTCTTTCACGATTATTTATGTCTGCTCCTCCGATTCAATGGTATCCAGGTCATATCGCCAAAGCCGAAAGGCAACTTAAAGAACAGCTCAAGCGAGTCGATGTAGTTTTAGAAATACTTGATGCCAGAATTCCTCTAGCTTCTCATCATCCTCAAATCGACAATTGGATTGGTGATAAACCTCGCATCATCGTCCTTAATCGTATGGATATGATTCCTGAGTCAACTAGACAAGATTGGTCAAAGTGGTTCAAATTACAAGATGAACAACCATACTTTACTAACGCTAAACAAGGCAAGGGAATCAAAGCAATTAAAAGTGCTGCCCAAAAAACAGGAGTAGCAATGAATCAGCGTCGGCGCGATCGCGGAATGCGTTCTCGTCCTGTCCGTGCAGTGGTAATTGGATTTCCCAATGTAGGTAAATCTGCCCTGATTAACCGCTTAGTGGGTAAAAAAGTAGTTGTCAGTGAGCGTCGGGCAGGTGTAACTCGTCAGTTACGCTGGGTCAGAATTTCTGATGAAATTGAATTGCTTGATGCTCCAGGTGTAATTCCTTGGCGACTCGAAAATCAGCGTGATGCAGTAAAATTAGCTATTTGTGAGGATATTGGTCAGTCTGCCTATGACAATCAAATCGTGGCAGCCGCAGCAGTAGATTTATTGTTGGAGTTGGGTTTTAGTAAAGCACTCGAATCTCGCTTTCAGCTTGACCCTACTGGAATGACTGGAGAAGCCTTTATTCAATTAGTAAGCGATCGCTTTTACAAAGGTGACAAGGAAAGGGTTGCCCGTCAAATACTGTATGATTTTCGTACAGGGAACATGGGGGCTATCCCCCTGGAATTACCACCTGTGTGA